A region from the Lolium perenne isolate Kyuss_39 chromosome 4, Kyuss_2.0, whole genome shotgun sequence genome encodes:
- the LOC127294937 gene encoding uncharacterized protein isoform X2: MDSKKKRNRKKKGNQGKNTGDGTANAEEAVHQSHNHDSAPKENHSGADADDAMSSVGDGVPPYQNQEQASHANQNVANADEAISSVGEVIPCDENHDPTLTQENHKASNTVYAEQRSIGMSDSTVELDKDRLYEAKLGKLHDKIKQLEDEKSLWLQKVNMMESELEKLHNKVGYHAQDEVLLEEKLNNLQNGYNMLLKKEEVLDNKVKSIEDVNGVLTHQETSLKERLNGLEEINKALQEQVKVLDEASKTTVEENQRLVISVDELESRLQTLEAKIALTEVSMTKEAPENEVMYQTDLAGSLLHKQTTGPTTMTSKGNELIADRGLNSPLTVTLDNFPISAYANNHQDGSSGHFPEATSSNGGDEILIDVDAHQGFDEPRTSGEIVPVPLDDIQIHEDGPQPPGSAVDTDEVPFTDAPIVGAPFRLISFVARYVSGADLVNQK, from the exons ATGGATAGCaaaaagaagaggaacaggaagaagaagggaaaccaaGGGAAGAATACTGGTGATGGGACGGCCAATGCCGAAGAAGCTGTTCATCAGAGCCACAACCATGATTCAGCCCCAAAAGAAAATCATAGTGGCGCTGACGCAGATGATGCCATGTCCAGTGTTGGAGACGGTGTTCCTCCGTACCAGAATCAGGAGCAGGCTTCACATGCAAATCAGAATGTTGCGAACGCTGATGAAGCTATATCGTCCGTTGGTGAGGTGATTCCCTGCGACGAGAATCACGACCCTACCTTGACCCAGGAAAATCACAAGGCCAGTAATACAGTCTATGCAGAGCAGAGGAGCATTGGGATGTCAGATTCTACCGTGGAACTTGACAAGGACCGACTTTATGAAGCAAAGCTT GGTAAATTACACGATAAAATAAAGCAATTGGAAGATGAGAAGAGTTTATGGCTTCAAAAAGTG AACATGATGGAGAGCGAACTTGAAAAGTTGCATAACAAAGTGGGTTATCATGCACAGGATGAG GTTCTTTTGGAGGAAAAACTTAATAATCTACAGAATGGATACAACATGCTTCTTAAAAAGGAG GAAGTTTTGGATAACAAAGTCAAGTCCATTGAGGATGTCAATGGTGTCCTAACTCATCAAGAG ACTTCTCTTAAAGAAAGATTAAATGGgctggaggaaatcaacaaagcATTGCAGGAGCAG GTGAAGGTATTGGATGAAGCTTCAAAAACTACTGTTGAGGAAAATCAGCGGTTGGTGATAAGTGTGGATGAACTAGAGTCAAGATTACAAACCCTTGAAGCAAAGATTGCTCTTACTGAAGTCTCCATGACTAAGGAG GCCCCTGAAAATGAGGTGATGTATCAAACAGATCTTGCCGGTTCACTTCTCCATAAGCAGACCACAGGTCCTACGACCATGACCAGTAAA GGTAACGAACTGATTGCTGACAGAGGTCTGAATAGTCCATTGACAGTTACTTTGGACAACTTTCCTATCAGTGCCTATGCTAATAATCATCAAGATGGCAGTTCCGGGCACTTTCCAGAAGCAACCAGCAGCAATGGTGGTGACGAGATTCTCATTGATGTGGATGCACACCAAGGATTTGATGAACCAAGAACGAGTGGAGAAATCGTGCCAGTTCCGTTGGATGATATACAGATTCATGAAGATGGTCCGCAGCCACCGGGATCAGCTGTTGATACAGATGAGGTTCCGTTTACTGATGCTCCCATCGTTGGCGCCCCCTTCCGATTGATCTCGTTCGTTGCTCGGTATGTCAGCGGCGCTGACTTGGTGAACCAAAAGTAA
- the LOC127294937 gene encoding uncharacterized protein isoform X1, which produces MDSKKKRNRKKKGNQGKNTGDGTANAEEAVHQSHNHDSAPKENHSGADADDAMSSVGDGVPPYQNQEQASHANQNVANADEAISSVGEVIPCDENHDPTLTQENHKASNTVYAEQRSIGMSDSTVELDKDRLYEAKLGKLHDKIKQLEDEKSLWLQKVNMMESELEKLHNKVGYHAQDEVLLEEKLNNLQNGYNMLLKKEEVLDNKVKSIEDVNGVLTHQETSLKERLNGLEEINKALQEQVKVLDEASKTTVEENQRLVISVDELESRLQTLEAKIALTEVSMTKEAPENEVMYQTDLAGSLLHKQTTGPTTMTSKVSIILGNELIADRGLNSPLTVTLDNFPISAYANNHQDGSSGHFPEATSSNGGDEILIDVDAHQGFDEPRTSGEIVPVPLDDIQIHEDGPQPPGSAVDTDEVPFTDAPIVGAPFRLISFVARYVSGADLVNQK; this is translated from the exons ATGGATAGCaaaaagaagaggaacaggaagaagaagggaaaccaaGGGAAGAATACTGGTGATGGGACGGCCAATGCCGAAGAAGCTGTTCATCAGAGCCACAACCATGATTCAGCCCCAAAAGAAAATCATAGTGGCGCTGACGCAGATGATGCCATGTCCAGTGTTGGAGACGGTGTTCCTCCGTACCAGAATCAGGAGCAGGCTTCACATGCAAATCAGAATGTTGCGAACGCTGATGAAGCTATATCGTCCGTTGGTGAGGTGATTCCCTGCGACGAGAATCACGACCCTACCTTGACCCAGGAAAATCACAAGGCCAGTAATACAGTCTATGCAGAGCAGAGGAGCATTGGGATGTCAGATTCTACCGTGGAACTTGACAAGGACCGACTTTATGAAGCAAAGCTT GGTAAATTACACGATAAAATAAAGCAATTGGAAGATGAGAAGAGTTTATGGCTTCAAAAAGTG AACATGATGGAGAGCGAACTTGAAAAGTTGCATAACAAAGTGGGTTATCATGCACAGGATGAG GTTCTTTTGGAGGAAAAACTTAATAATCTACAGAATGGATACAACATGCTTCTTAAAAAGGAG GAAGTTTTGGATAACAAAGTCAAGTCCATTGAGGATGTCAATGGTGTCCTAACTCATCAAGAG ACTTCTCTTAAAGAAAGATTAAATGGgctggaggaaatcaacaaagcATTGCAGGAGCAG GTGAAGGTATTGGATGAAGCTTCAAAAACTACTGTTGAGGAAAATCAGCGGTTGGTGATAAGTGTGGATGAACTAGAGTCAAGATTACAAACCCTTGAAGCAAAGATTGCTCTTACTGAAGTCTCCATGACTAAGGAG GCCCCTGAAAATGAGGTGATGTATCAAACAGATCTTGCCGGTTCACTTCTCCATAAGCAGACCACAGGTCCTACGACCATGACCAGTAAAGTAAGTATTATTTTG GGTAACGAACTGATTGCTGACAGAGGTCTGAATAGTCCATTGACAGTTACTTTGGACAACTTTCCTATCAGTGCCTATGCTAATAATCATCAAGATGGCAGTTCCGGGCACTTTCCAGAAGCAACCAGCAGCAATGGTGGTGACGAGATTCTCATTGATGTGGATGCACACCAAGGATTTGATGAACCAAGAACGAGTGGAGAAATCGTGCCAGTTCCGTTGGATGATATACAGATTCATGAAGATGGTCCGCAGCCACCGGGATCAGCTGTTGATACAGATGAGGTTCCGTTTACTGATGCTCCCATCGTTGGCGCCCCCTTCCGATTGATCTCGTTCGTTGCTCGGTATGTCAGCGGCGCTGACTTGGTGAACCAAAAGTAA
- the LOC127294937 gene encoding uncharacterized protein isoform X3, protein MDSKKKRNRKKKGNQGKNTGDGTANAEEAVHQSHNHDSAPKENHSGADADDAMSSVGDGVPPYQNQEQASHANQNVANADEAISSVGEVIPCDENHDPTLTQENHKASNTVYAEQRSIGMSDSTVELDKDRLYEAKLGKLHDKIKQLEDEKSLWLQKVNMMESELEKLHNKVGYHAQDEVLLEEKLNNLQNGYNMLLKKEEVLDNKVKSIEDVNGVLTHQETSLKERLNGLEEINKALQEQVKVLDEASKTTVEENQRLVISVDELESRLQTLEAKIALTEVSMTKEGNELIADRGLNSPLTVTLDNFPISAYANNHQDGSSGHFPEATSSNGGDEILIDVDAHQGFDEPRTSGEIVPVPLDDIQIHEDGPQPPGSAVDTDEVPFTDAPIVGAPFRLISFVARYVSGADLVNQK, encoded by the exons ATGGATAGCaaaaagaagaggaacaggaagaagaagggaaaccaaGGGAAGAATACTGGTGATGGGACGGCCAATGCCGAAGAAGCTGTTCATCAGAGCCACAACCATGATTCAGCCCCAAAAGAAAATCATAGTGGCGCTGACGCAGATGATGCCATGTCCAGTGTTGGAGACGGTGTTCCTCCGTACCAGAATCAGGAGCAGGCTTCACATGCAAATCAGAATGTTGCGAACGCTGATGAAGCTATATCGTCCGTTGGTGAGGTGATTCCCTGCGACGAGAATCACGACCCTACCTTGACCCAGGAAAATCACAAGGCCAGTAATACAGTCTATGCAGAGCAGAGGAGCATTGGGATGTCAGATTCTACCGTGGAACTTGACAAGGACCGACTTTATGAAGCAAAGCTT GGTAAATTACACGATAAAATAAAGCAATTGGAAGATGAGAAGAGTTTATGGCTTCAAAAAGTG AACATGATGGAGAGCGAACTTGAAAAGTTGCATAACAAAGTGGGTTATCATGCACAGGATGAG GTTCTTTTGGAGGAAAAACTTAATAATCTACAGAATGGATACAACATGCTTCTTAAAAAGGAG GAAGTTTTGGATAACAAAGTCAAGTCCATTGAGGATGTCAATGGTGTCCTAACTCATCAAGAG ACTTCTCTTAAAGAAAGATTAAATGGgctggaggaaatcaacaaagcATTGCAGGAGCAG GTGAAGGTATTGGATGAAGCTTCAAAAACTACTGTTGAGGAAAATCAGCGGTTGGTGATAAGTGTGGATGAACTAGAGTCAAGATTACAAACCCTTGAAGCAAAGATTGCTCTTACTGAAGTCTCCATGACTAAGGAG GGTAACGAACTGATTGCTGACAGAGGTCTGAATAGTCCATTGACAGTTACTTTGGACAACTTTCCTATCAGTGCCTATGCTAATAATCATCAAGATGGCAGTTCCGGGCACTTTCCAGAAGCAACCAGCAGCAATGGTGGTGACGAGATTCTCATTGATGTGGATGCACACCAAGGATTTGATGAACCAAGAACGAGTGGAGAAATCGTGCCAGTTCCGTTGGATGATATACAGATTCATGAAGATGGTCCGCAGCCACCGGGATCAGCTGTTGATACAGATGAGGTTCCGTTTACTGATGCTCCCATCGTTGGCGCCCCCTTCCGATTGATCTCGTTCGTTGCTCGGTATGTCAGCGGCGCTGACTTGGTGAACCAAAAGTAA